The sequence below is a genomic window from Geminocystis sp. M7585_C2015_104.
ACTCCAATCCAGAATTGTATGTATCTGAAGAGGAAAAAAATTTCTACCAAAGTCTCAATCCCTCATACCCCACTCCCCAATCCCTAACCCCTAACCCCAGGGGGATGTTGTTGTCTCCAAAAGGCAGTCTAGCCATCGAAATCCATCATCCTCAATTCCCTACAGGCTTATTCACCTACAGCCTAACTCAAAGTCTTTGGCAAATCTACCCAGACAATCGCTATTTTGACTTAAAACCGATTCTGACGGCCAAAATTAGTTCCTATACTGGTAAACGGGAGAATATTGAATTATTGCCAGTTAACAAACTATCTTCCCCTCCCTACAATTTACCCCTAGATGCCTCCCATAGAGGTGACGCTGTGGTAATCAGTGTTAATCCCCCAGTGGTGGAGTTAGAGTTGGTGGGTTTGCCACTTTTGGTGTTATACAATTACCAATTAAGCTCTCGTTTTTACGTCTATGGGGATGTAGATTATCCGGTGGCAGAAATTCAAATCACATCCCTTTTGGCAAACAAAGCCAAAGGAATAGTTATAAAGGGTGACATCAATGCCATCCAGCCAGGATTAGTTTGTAGGGAGTCTGTTAGAGTCATTAGTGGCAACATCAAGTTGCATGTAGCCTTAGATGACAGTTTAGAAAAAATTGAAAAGGTTGACGCCACTGGCACTCTGAGTATAATCGAAGGACTAGAAATAACTAATTTGGGGGATAGCCTAGTAGACTGTATTCTGGGCAAATTTAGAGACGAAAAAAACACCATTAGTGGTTACGCCATATATTCTCCTGTGGGGGCATTATATGCCAACACCACCCCCCCCTTCCAGGAGGCAGTAGCCTCTGCCGTCAAACGTCTAATCTCCCCCTTAAGAGTTAGTCTGACTAGCAAACTGTTGCATCTAACAGAGAATCAGTTTTCCTCATCCCTCCCCCTCAACGTTTTCCTCAAGACGACTAATAATAATGATAAATCATCCATCACCTATTGCCAGTACACTGCCGGGAGTAAACTGTCGAGTAAACCCCTCTTCAAAACCACAGCCGACAATGTTTTAATTGCCATACCCCTGTCAGGGGAGATTGCCATCACCATCTCCAATGAGGCAGACTACCCCCTTTACTTTCTCCTTCTTGCCATCACCCCTTCCAGGAAAACAATCCTATACCACTGTCAAAGCAACCCCATTCAACCCCTAAGCCGTTTGACAATACCACAAACCCCCGGTCTTTTAAAATGGATAATAGATGGGGCCACAGGCATAGGGGAATTGTTTTTGGTATGCAGTAGGTTTCCCTTTAACAACACCCTGCAACAACTACAACAAACCAGCGACATTAAACCACAACCTGAGCAAATTTATGTATTAGAGCGTCCAGACAAAATAGCCCATCATATTGTAAAGGATTTAGCCAAAATCAGTCAAGGGGCGGGCAAATTAAATAACAACCCCGGCGATTCCTACTGGTTGGAGCTAAGCCAATGGGCCACTTTTAGACTAGTTTACACAACAGTGCCGTGATTGATGGTTGGCAACAGTAGGATTAGAAAATTCAATGGGAATCATTTGCCCTTGTTAAGCCTCAAGGAAAGTCAACAGGGGTTAAAATAGCAAGAACGATCACTGGTGTGTAAACGGGAGAAAAACCGGTTGGTAAAATGAATTCAGGAATTGATCTACAAGGAAGTTTTATTACCACCCTCAGCCAATGGGGATTATCTAGGGAAGTAGCCAAAATCCTATGGATGCCCCTACCCCTAATCCTAATGATAATAGGTGCCACCGTGGGGGTACTAGTAACCGTGTGGCTAGAAAGGAAAATCTCTGCTGCCGCACAACAGAGGATTGGCCCCGAATACGCTGGC
It includes:
- a CDS encoding caspase family protein gives rise to the protein SNPELYVSEEEKNFYQSLNPSYPTPQSLTPNPRGMLLSPKGSLAIEIHHPQFPTGLFTYSLTQSLWQIYPDNRYFDLKPILTAKISSYTGKRENIELLPVNKLSSPPYNLPLDASHRGDAVVISVNPPVVELELVGLPLLVLYNYQLSSRFYVYGDVDYPVAEIQITSLLANKAKGIVIKGDINAIQPGLVCRESVRVISGNIKLHVALDDSLEKIEKVDATGTLSIIEGLEITNLGDSLVDCILGKFRDEKNTISGYAIYSPVGALYANTTPPFQEAVASAVKRLISPLRVSLTSKLLHLTENQFSSSLPLNVFLKTTNNNDKSSITYCQYTAGSKLSSKPLFKTTADNVLIAIPLSGEIAITISNEADYPLYFLLLAITPSRKTILYHCQSNPIQPLSRLTIPQTPGLLKWIIDGATGIGELFLVCSRFPFNNTLQQLQQTSDIKPQPEQIYVLERPDKIAHHIVKDLAKISQGAGKLNNNPGDSYWLELSQWATFRLVYTTVP